From the Daucus carota subsp. sativus chromosome 8, DH1 v3.0, whole genome shotgun sequence genome, one window contains:
- the LOC108192351 gene encoding S-norcoclaurine synthase 1 — MATPKAAATSNLGSSLAVENVQLLASEDFKDIPPRYVRPEFESEEILDDHSIKIPVIDMDKLVTGQLGYDEELQKLHLACKDWGFFQLINHGGIEIIEKMKAVTEQFFSLPLEEKMEWAQPPDDIEGYGHLFVFSEDQKLDWADVFFLYLLPVSLRKMRLWPEKPVSFRSSLDEYSKEIHRISMSLFRLIEINLGVEPGNLSRLFDQDCKQGIRLNYYPPCKHADKVIGLTPHSDAVGLTLLVQVNDIQGLQMKKNGKWLPIIPAPGAIIVNIGDMLEIMSNGEYSSIEHRAVVNYQTERISLATFQMPDLATMLGPLPELVDNNQPKFVKMSIEEFLRLNLRNRLDGKRLLNEMKLKY; from the exons ATGGCTACTCCAAAAGCTGCTGCCACAAGCAACTTGGGTAGTTCACTTGCCGTAGAAAATGTTCAACTTCTTGCTTCCGAGGATTTCAAGGATATCCCTCCTAGATATGTTCGACCAGAGTTTGAATCGGAAGAAATCTTGGATGATCATTCCATCAAGATTCCAGTTATCGACATGGACAAGCTTGTGACTGGACAACTAGGATATGATGAGGAATTGCAAAAACTTCATTTAGCATGTAAAGATTGGGGCTTCTTCCAG TTGATAAATCACGGTGGTATAGAGATCATCGAAAAAATGAAGGCGGTGACAGAGCAGTTTTTTAGTCTGCCACTAGAGGAAAAGATGGAGTGGGCACAGCCACCAGATGACATTGAAGGCTATGGACACCTTTTCGTTTTCTCAGAGGACCAGAAGCTTGACTGGGCTGACGTCTTCTTCCTTTATTTACTTCCTGTTTCACTCAGAAAGATGAGGCTTTGGCCAGAAAAGCCAGTTTCATTCAGATCAAGTCTAGATGAGTACTCAAAAGAGATTCACAGGATTTCAATGAGCCTCTTTCGGTTGATAGAAATAAACCTGGGAGTTGAGCCGGGCAACCTGAGCCGTCTGTTTGATCAGGATTGCAAGCAAGGAATCAGGCTCAACTATTATCCACCCTGCAAGCATGCTGACAAAGTCATTGGCCTTACGCCTCACTCGGACGCTGTTGGCCTCACTCTTCTGGTTCAGGTTAACGACATCCAGGGATTGCAAATGAAGAAAAATGGCAAATGGTTGCCTATCATACCAGCTCCGGGAGCAATCATCGTCAACATAGGTGACATGCTTGAG ATTATGAGTAATGGAGAATATAGTAGCATTGAGCACAGAGCTGTAGTGAATTACCAAACAGAACGCATATCTCTTGCAACATTTCAAATGCCAGATCTAGCCACAATGCTTGGTCCATTGCCCGAGCTCGTCGATAATAATCAACCGAAATTTGTGAAGATGAGCATAGAAGAGTTTTTAAGATTGAACCTCCGGAATAGACTCGACGGTAAGCGCCTGTTGAACGAAATGAAACTTAAATACTGA
- the LOC108192219 gene encoding UDP-glucosyltransferase 29 has product MDSQNGRMCILMIPHLAHGHISPFLELAKHLTKRSFKIYLCSTPINLASIKTRVDENDDIQLVEFHLPSSPSLPPHFHCTNGLPSHLQPLLHQTFENAAPVFMDILKEIRPNLVIYDVIPSWPAELALSLDIPAIHFSTHAASTCSLAIHFYKRVGHDFPFPEVFDSSMDRAPVSQDELKLIRNFVLCFERSCGLVLVKSVGEVEGKYIDLLSDLVEKDVIPVGQLIHDPTGNEDENLENIMEWLDKKERSSVVFVCFGSENYLSAEQVMEMANALETTKCHFIWVLRSPRGEEKGCLLLPEGFAERVRGFGLIVEWAPQTKILGHSSTGAFLSHCGWSSVNESMKFGVPIIAMPLKEGDQPTNAKLALEIGVGMQVRTDSERRYKSTEIGDVIRKVLVEESGENVRKKAKELSLRMKERGEEDLDIAAEKLMQICSKKKETCY; this is encoded by the coding sequence ATGGATAGCCAAAATGGCAGAATGTGCATTCTAATGATACCTCACTTAGCCCATGGTCACATCTCTCCCTTCCTAGAACTGGCTAAACACCTCACCAAAAGAAGTTTCAAGATTTATCTCTGTTCTACACCAATCAACCTTGCTTCTATCAAGACCAGAGTTGATGAGAATGATGATATTCAACTAGTAGAGTTTCATCTTCCATCTTCTCCATCTCTGCCACCTCATTTTCATTGCACCAATGGCCTTCCATCTCATCTCCAGCCCCTCCTCCATCAAACTTTCGAAAATGCAGCTCCAGTTTTTATGGATATTCTGAAAGAGATTAGGCCCAATTTGGTTATCTATGATGTGATACCTTCCTGGCCTGCAGAGCTTGCTCTGTCACTTGATATTCCAGCTATTCATTTTTCGACACATGCTGCATCAACTTGTAGCCTAGCCATACATTTCTACAAAAGGGTAGGTCATGATTTCCCTTTTCCAGAGGTGTTTGATTCTTCTATGGACCGCGCTCCGGTCTCTCAAGATGAACTCAAGTTGATTAGGAACTTTGTGTTGTGCTTTGAACGATCGTGCGGCCTTGTTTTGGTTAAGAGTGTTGGAGAAGTGGAGGGAAAGTATATTGATCTTTTGTCGGATTTGGTGGAGAAGGATGTCATTCCTGTAGGCCAACTGATTCATGATCCAACTGGGAATGAAGATGAAAACCTGGAGAATATCATGGAATGGCTGGACAAGAAAGAGAGATCTTCTGTGGTGTTTGTTTGTTTTGGGAGTGAGAATTATTTATCTGCAGAGCAAGTGATGGAAATGGCAAATGCACTGGAGACAACCAAGTGTCATTTCATATGGGTGTTAAGGTCTCCGCGAGGAGAGGAAAAGGGTTGTCTGCTGCTACCAGAGGGATTTGCAGAAAGGGTGAGAGGTTTCGGGTTGATTGTAGAGTGGGCGCCTCAGACCAAAATTTTGGGACATTCAAGCACGGGTGCTTTCTTGAGTCATTGTGGATGGAGTTCTGTTAATGAAAGCATGAAATTCGGGGTTCCCATCATTGCCATGCCCTTGAAAGAGGGCGATCAGCCTACTAATGCTAAGCTTGCTCTGGAGATTGGAGTTGGGATGCAGGTGAGAACAGATAGTGAAAGGAGATACAAAAGCACGGAAATTGGGGATGTGATAAGGAAGGTTCTGGTGGAGGAAAGTGGGGAAAATGTGAGGAAGAAAGCTAAGGAATTGAGTTTGAGGATGAAAGAAAGAGGAGAGGAAGATTTGGATATAGCAGCTGAGAAGTTGATGCAGATTTGCAGCAAGAAGAAAGAAACATGCTATTAG